A single genomic interval of Lynx canadensis isolate LIC74 chromosome A2, mLynCan4.pri.v2, whole genome shotgun sequence harbors:
- the LOC115527576 gene encoding olfactory receptor 7G3-like produces MESENQTEVSEFLLLGLSEDPELQPLLFGLFLSMYLVSVLGNLLIILAVSSDSHLHTPMYFFLSNLSFVDISFASTIVPKMLVNIQTQSKSITYGGCLIQVYFFMVFICMDNLLLTTMAYDRYVAICHPLYYRVIMNPRLCGLLILLSLFISIMNALLHSLMLVHLSFCTDLKIPHFFCELAQILELACSDTLINNVLVYLVTSLLGVGPLSGIIFSYTRIVSSILRIPSTGGKFKAFSTCGSHLSVVCLFYGTCVGVYLSSASSLSPRKRAVASVMYTVVTPMMNPFIYSLRNRDIKGALRKLISGMSSFSLFCHLTCV; encoded by the coding sequence ATGGAATCAGAAAACCAGACAGAAGTATCAGAATTCCTCCTCCTGGGTCTCTCGGAGGATCCAGAACTGCAGCCCCTCCTGTTTGGGCTGTTCCTGTCCATGTACCTGGTCAGCGTGCTCGGGAACCTGCTCATTATCCTGGCCGTCAGCTCTgactcccacctccacacccccatgtacttcttcctctccaacctGTCCTTTGTCGACATCTCCTTCGCCTCCACTATAGTCCCCAAAATGCTGGTGAACATCCAAACACAGAGCAAATCTATCACTTATGGAGGCTGTCTCATTCAAGTATACTTTTTCATGGTTTTTATATGTATGGACAATTTACTCCTAACTACGATGGCttatgaccgctatgtggccatctgccaCCCTCTGTATTACAGGGTCATCATGAACCCTCGCCTCTGTGGCCTGCTGATTCTTCTCTCCTTGTTCATTAGCATTATGAATGCCCTGCTCCACAGTCTGATGCTGGTGCACCTGTCCTTCTGCACAGACTTGAAAATCCCCCATTTCTTCTGTGAGCTTGCTCAAATCCTTGAACTTGCCTGTTCTGATACCCTTATCAATAACGTCCTGGTGTATTTAGTGACTAGCCTGTTGGGTGTTGGTCCTCTCTCAGGGATAATTTTCTCTTACACCCGAATTGTCTCCTCCATCTTGAGAATCCCATCAACTGGTGGAAAGTTCAAAGCTTTTTCCACCTGTGGGTCTCACCTGTCTGTTGTTTGCTTATTCTATGGGACTTGTGTTGGAGTCTACCTTAGTTctgcatcttctctctctcccaggaaGAGGGCAGTGGCCTCAGTGATGTACACGGTAGTCACTCCCATGATGAACCCCTTtatctacagcctgaggaacaggGACATCAAGGGAGCCTTGAGGAAACTCATCTCTGGAATGTCTTCGTTTTCATTATTCTGTCATCTGACTTGTGTGTAG